TTGATTGGCTGGTCTAGCAGGACGGGAAAAATTACTACTGCTGGGGGCAGGAGATGACTCATGGTTGACCTAAATGGAAACAAATTTGAATGTAAATATCTTTGTGCATAAATGATCAATACTCTTGTTTTATATCTACCAATATGTTATGTCTTTAATAGGCAGATTAgaagaaacaaacaagaaaGTAGTGTAAGGGAGAGAGGGTAGAATGGGATTGAGTGGGATGGGATGAGTTCCTCATTTCTGGTCCTGAAGAACCACTTTCCTGCAGAGTTCAATTTCAACTTTAATTGAAGATGAGTTGGAACTCTAAACTTTTCAAGTAAATGGCTCTCCAGACCCAGGAATGAGAAACACTGGCCAACCATTGCACCACCACTCAGACCAGTATGATTATTGCATTGTTATTTAGTGTGTGCGGATCAAATTTTTATACCCTCTTCACCTGCTTGGTGTCCAGTTGCTGGGTGAATGTGGCCCTCTGACTTATTTTGTTCTCTATTTCCATCATTTCTAGAAGTTGCTCCAAGTTGTCATTTCCCCGTCTCTTTGTATCAATGCCAAGCCCTGTGTGTATCTTACTGATGTTTTGAGATCCTGCAGCCAGAATCCTTTCCACCATCTGGTAGTCAGAGAATAGTTCCTCACCCTGGAAGCCTGCTTTGTGGGCTTTAGGCCCTGGAGGCACCTTGTGATGCTTCGATTTAAGGTGAGACTGTGGCGAACTTAAGTTATAGGCCAAGTTATACTGTTCAAGTGTACTACCATCCCTCCCACTGTCTCTGTCTCCATTCAGGAGGTGTCTAGAAGGACCAGCTGCCCAAGGCTCCTGGCTGGACTCCAGTTCTGCTACCAGTACGTCACAGTCTGCAAGACATTTCTGGACGGGCGCACGTGTGGATGCCCGCTTGGCGTCAAACTTGCTCTGGCAAATGGGAGTGCTGGTGTGTCTTGGAGGTTCAGCGGAGACAACGGTGGTCACAAGCCCATCCTCTATCAGGGTTTTCCCCTCGTTCTCCTGCAACATGGCACCAAACTTGCGTAGCACTGATGGGCTGCCAGATTTCCTGTCAAGCAAGAGGCACTTCCTCTCCGGTTGTTGTGATGACTCATGGTAAGTGGAACGAGAGGTTACAGGTGAAGCATCTCTCTGTCTGATTGCCAGTTTGGAAGCTGAATTTTTGGGGGGAAGCTCGTTTGTTGAAACCGGGTCTTTCCAGCTAACGTGGCGAGCTTGGGAGTCATCCCAACTAATTCCTGATTTCTTGTTCTTCTTGTTCTCAGCCTCCTCAAACTCATCCAGACCTACAAATGAGGCAGTCCTGAAGTGAAAAGAAAAATCAATCAAAATGAATCAAAACTAGTTACAAATGGGAATTGGGCAATAACCATCAACCAACAAGAAACAAGCATGATGAATGGACAAACAATAGGAATGACTGATAAATTGAGATATGAAAGGATTTACCTGTTTGTCACCAGGCTAGTTTTCATGCTATCTTGATAACTGGGTGTAACTGGATATACCTTGGGGCTCTGACAGCAAAAAGGGGAGATTTGGGATATAAGAGGGATATCAAAGGTACCATATCCTTGGGGTTTAAGGGTCAAGATGAAAGAGAGATTGATAAATCAAGAAAGAGGTACTCACTGCACAAGGAGTTCCAAGATTCCCTAAGTTCTTTCCAAAATGTGGGCCCTGCTGGAGATATCCATTGAGGATGTCTAGGGTGGCATCTTGCCTTTCAAGATCATGACAACTGGCAGGATAATGGCTGCCATTGCTCAGGGAATTAAATGTGCAATTGTTGGAGCCATTATAGCAATCAGTGGGGTAGTGAAACCCAAGGCTTTGCATAACTGAATGATCTGCTCTTGCTTCATGGCATTGACGAATTGGGAGGTTGTTGTTGGGGTGACCATGGGGTTCATGATAACCATTCACCTGGTGGCTATACTGAGAGTTGACAGGAAGCAAAGTAATATCCAGGCTTTTGTTGTTTGTGTTGCTTTCGCTGGCTTCTCTTCGTGCTTTGACCTCATTGTACAACTGAAATACAATCATAATATTAGAGACAAACTCAGCAGttgcaaagcattttttttttgcccatcTACATGAAAGCAATGTTTTAAATGCCCAAGTCAACGAATACAACTGGTATATAATGTACTGCATGGAGTAGTTATGCAATCTTTCTTTAAAATATGGCATTTTGTTTCTTCAGAAATTGGTCAGTGAGAGAGAAGGGGGTCACTTGCTGtgtgttttggtgtgtgtgtgtgtgtaacccaTATCCCTTTGGGTTTAATAAGCTTTTTAACATCTGTCAATGTTATAGTTCCAGATGGAGGGTGAAGCACCTATTATTATATCCAAGAGATACAGCCAACTTTGGCAACAGGGGGTCAAGGTCCTTTCAGCCAATCACAATCCTAGTTAGTGGCCACTATCACAACATCAACAACTTCATGGTCCCTAGTAAATGCAACTTCAGTTCTATTGGATCTTTTGGCATTATTTAGTCATATCAGAGCATCACAtttttgatgtttatttacatttcttaaataaGTATCTGACTAAAtatcacgctctctctctctctctagataTGGAGATGGATTCTGTCACACTGACTTGGTGTCGCTGCAGTTGAAAGTTTGTCTCACCTCTTCAATCTTCCTCTGCATGTCCTGTAGTTGATCTTCCCATTCCTGCATCTCAGAGTCAAAACTATCAATCAGGTCAGCTCTCTCTCCACCCCACACACAACTTCTAGGCTTCGGCCCACAGTGCAATTCCAATGCGGCCATTCTTTTGCGAGTGTTTGTCTGTGCTCAGAATCTTATGCTGCAATTCCTGAAAGGTCACTGGAGGGACCACATTGGCAAGTCCACCAATACCTctataaagacaaaaaaattcaTTCATCATTGAGAAACAGCCTTTTCATTATGGAGTACTCTTGAGTAAGCAGAATAGTTAAAAATCTCAAGTAAGTAAATTACTTTGGACAATTCTACTGGGTCAACTGTGGCTTGCTTTGCAGTTCAAAGGTGTTATGAATCTAAATATTAGTGAAGTCTTCCTGATTGTATTGCATTCAAGTACACTTGTAGAAGGAAACAAAATCCCAGCTATTTGCTCTGGACACCTGCTTCAATACTTTGACTCATTTCTATGTGCATTCCCTGTCCTTCAAACCAGCCCTTAACTGTCAAATTTGTCAGCACGTTCTTTAAACACCAACTTCATTAGACATGCTCAAGTTACCTAAAGGGACTTTAGGGATTCTAAAGTCAGTTTTATAACATGGACAGTCTCCTTGAAGTAACCTAATCTTTCTTGATCAAGGGCAcaatagtaaagtgtaattggTTGTCCCTTGTAATATAGGAACCAACAGGCAGCCTAGATCTTTAACTATGAGGTTACACCACTTCTTTCAAAGTTTCAAGCAAGTGCAGAAACTTTTACCTGCTTGGATGGGCTTAGAATAGTTGCATCTTTTCTGTGGTAACGTCACTgagtgtttctgtaacgcagcTTTGATTTACGGCAGGTATTAGGGATGGAATTCCATCACTTAACATGACACCCAGTTTAGCTCATGAAATTGCCAGAATGTACCACCCCATGACGTAGGCATAGAGGGATATTTATACTCTTTGCAATTATGTGTCATAAAACTAGAGTCGGTGTGTATCTGTTTACATTACAACATGCATGCATACTTACTAAACCGTAAATGTAACTGATGACaatagtaataatattaatacttATGTATTTACAGATATTTCCAAAAAATATGTACATACCACGTCCATATTTTTTGTTAGTATTCTCTAAGGAAGGATATTAACTAATGTGAACACTTATATTCTAAAGTGTTTCAGTGTGGCTGCTAAGGTTAAAAAGCTttttaaaaaggtaaaaaagTAGTAATAATTTTCTACTTTAAAAGGTTTTAAAGAGAAGGTTTCTGTTCAATTCTTTTCTACAAGCTTTCCAAATCCTTACCAGTTGAAAATTATTGGTTCCTCCAGTAATTCCCTCTCATAAGCTTGTGATGAACTGACACTCCAGAATATGAGTATGTTGTTCAAGTACAGGTTTGTCGCTTAAATCAAGATCACTCTTGTTTCAGTACCACCTCCTCTTTGACAGCTCCAGCACTCAAACTCGATAACAGCGCAAAAGACCGGAGGCTCATGCTCCTCAGCGTGACGTAAAAGTCCTGCGTATTGGATCCTAAATGTTTCCTCTGTCCGGAGCTCAGGGGTAAACAACTGTGGTCCTGAGGGGGCCCTGGGGCTTTATAGTGACTCTAAGTATTTACCCCTGCGACGTCAGACCCACCAGGTTTCCGGTGTCATAATGTCAGATTTATTCCAGCATTCGTGGTCTCCATGCAAGAGACTGTCGTCACCAACATTCTAGGTTAAAATTACAAAGGCAGAGGGAGAGTGTTTACATGGCTATTTTAAAATGCCCCGTTCTACCCCACCTCTGTGAAACTGTTGCTAGTCTGCTTTTAGGACTTGGCAGATTGCAGTCTTGTGACTCGTATTCCAGTTGTTTCAACTTCTACTAATCCTAACAGGCAACTGGGCTATTTGTGACTATCAAAACACTCtgtccattttatttttaagatacCACCGGACAGAATTAGCGGATACTAAGTGTGCTGTCCGCGGTTCTTAATGGGCGCCTCACGCTTGTATTTATTTGACACATAAGGCTGTTGCGCAATAAACAGTCAACCGACAGTTCAGCCCTAATATTGACCGCTGACTCAAATAGTTTCCAGGTGCAATAATgcaaaaaggaaaaaaacaaaaagcaaaagcCTTTGAGAATGGAGACACAGTAGAACTGTCAAAGTCTGAGATGTATGTTTATATGTACTCATTTTCGCTAATGTTACTTCCAGCTGGCAGGAAATTGATAAGCAATGACTTTGCCAATTTCCAAAAAGAGACTCATTCTAGAAAACAGAGTTGTTATTCTCTAAGTTTAATTTTCTTGTTAATAACTTAAACCCATctaaaccaaaacaaaacaaatgtatttgtgATCCAAATAAATTGTGAACCCAATTCTTCCAGTTTTTTGTTTTAAGCAATTATTAGTAATAGTTCAGAcagaaatttaaattctgtcattaattactcacttcacattttaacgatctgagttCATGGTCTAAAGCGCAGgacgcaggtgcacttagggcatgTCCGAATCCATTGATCCGTTGATCAAGAACTATCAAGTCCCTACCTATTAACAAAGGTGTTCCTCAAGGTTCTGTGTTGGCTTCTACCTTATTTTCaatctatataaataatatCTCGCAATTTCATTAATCATTACTGCATATAGGTAATTCTGATACATGCAATGTCTATCCATTATGATATCTGGCATATTTATCTTTAAACAAGAATACTTGATATTtatcttttacattttaatccttttatttttaatatttggcaTGTCTGTGTGCTGTGTGTCCCTTAAATGCCctttaaacaaaatacaaatgctaagctattgactttagatcaGGTTTGTATTGGTCAATGGTGCAGTccttttcagttcctcaaaacaGCAGCctgccaacaatgcgcctgaacacacctggttctcagaccatgggtgaacagatgggctATTTATACATCGTTactcttcggaacacaaattaagatcttttttatgatctttctgtccctccattaacagctatgcaactaccactttgatgcttGAAAGCTCATAAAAACGAATCCATAAAAATTGACCGGTTTAGTCTAAAAtgtctgaagagacacaatcgCTTTATATGACAAACAgactgaatttaggcttttagtGTGTCTTGAACAATTAGATATTCTTTATGATCATTAAATATAATGATCCTAATGCCATGATCATTATATTTCAATTAGTGGTGGGCTGTTATCAGGGTTAACGTTCTGTGTTAACGTGAGACTTATCGgacgataaaaaaaaataacgccgttaatctattctcaaagttgggttgggagctgggtctatatcagcgtttcccaaccggggtatctttcaagtcttacgcttgaacggacaaactcacagaaaaagtatgtcaacatgtccatcttgatgagtatcctagcagacatagtctgtatgCTTTAAGTGTAATGTATagagtcgagaaagacgacacaTATCCTTGcattgggtcttaaaggggcagtggcCTTTACTACTGTCAAAAACAGTGAAAcatgcaattattttacatttgattactttattcaatttctttacctaaaaactaatgttagacctacctgaaaaacctgaaaagcattgtttattttattagtaactttgctcaatagtatttatttgtgtaatGCTTGTGTGATGCTTGTGCTTGTGCAAGTTATTTAAACCATACCGAAACCATGAATTTAAACCAGCAatacaaaccgaaccgtgagcaatctgtaccgttacacccctagcgtaacgtaTGTGAGAGGGTAGCACACACATTCTGAAAGCCTTCAGCAGAATTCAGatgaattattttaatatagattaatctagattaatttcAAAATTAATCTATATTATTCTAGAGTTAAAGAAATAATCTATGCCCACctctaatttaaatataaacattgatcggcaaacataaacagaagctcaactgcAAGTCTTACAGGATTGAAACAATATAAGGATGAgtatttaatgacagaattttcattattgggtaaaccatccctttaaatattaagAAACATAATGGCGAAGACTTGATTTGGATCCTTCAACAGAGATTAAACGTGAGATGCCAACAAGCTAAATAAACTCGTAAAGAAAGCAAGCTCTGATGTCTAAACTGCTGATCACCATGAGCAACCCCTCCATAACATGCTAGCTGGAATGAGAAGCACGTTCAGCAGGAGAATGATCCTGCTCTGTGCAACAGAGAGCGCAGCAGAAGGAGCTTTTTGCAGACTGCTATCATGTACATAAGAACTTTCCCCTACCCAACCCAACCCACAGCTGTTCTTTAGCATATCACATGAAACGTTTTGTGCAACATTTGTGCAATTTCTTAATTTTCTTGTGCAGcctaatttatttatatgaatCTATTTATGCAAAACTGTTGTTCTTGTCATGCAGTTACATGTGCAAATGGATGATTCCTACTTATATACACTGCCAGGCCAAAAAATTgcgtttggatttaaataggcaaatttTTAAGAGTCAATGATTGTATCATTTTCGCAGtgattatgtttctagcatgttaaaTGTTGTGATATTTTTTCTATCAAGAGTCAATTGCGaatttatatcatgcaattcttcAGTCGCAATTACATTTCttgttttttattctgtggtggaaacaagcttccatagaatATTGATACTTTTCAAACTATCTTATCGAAGGTAAATTCCAGTATAATGACAACACTGATGTTGAGTGccacattattttttacattttcaaagggtgacatgacttaaaaaaatgtggGGAAACACtggtttaagaaatgaaaagctacacactccttATTAGGGTTTGAAGAACTGATAAACAAATTAAaccatttgtttaaattcaaacagtaacttttttttttttttttgggccggGCAGTGTATATTCCTGCCTGTTATTTATTGTCTGTCCTTATATGTGTATGCATGTCTCTCTGACTATACGGTTGTATATCATGCTTTTACTCACCTTTACATGCTTCTATCAGGTCTTCATTCCAGCTGATGTACCTTAAGAGAACAGGGGCAGGCACTCTGGCCAATGTGGTAATGTGCCTCTTAATAGTAAACTGCAGTTGCATATTTCGTTGTAAGTCTTCGGTGGCAAAGCAAATGTCAATGTGTTACATAGCCTCAATGAAAGAAATGTCTTCTGGGTAATGTAGTTTCCAGTGCCTCAAGGGTGTTGATGTCTTCACTTTGACCATTGTATGTCATGTTTTCGGTGATTTATAACAGTCTTTATTCACACAAATAACTTGTCTTGATGATTTGCTTTCCAATGGCAGCCATATATATGCGATTGGGGTAAAACAGCCTCCAGCATTTTGGAAATTAAGGTTTTGCAGACTTCTGTGCTTAAGCGTCCTGTCTGTGCTTGGAAAGTGACTGTCCTGTGATTCTTCAACCATGGTGACATACACAACATTGACAAACAAACGAAACAAAGGGCGAGACTATGCTAATGAGTGGACGGATGGTGATCACAGGACAAAAAAGAgggtaaaaagaaatacaagttTAAAAATGGTGGCATAAGAGAGTGAGGAGAACAAGACTAGAATGAGGATGAATAAAATGATAGGCTGAAACATCTGGGTGAATAACCGACAGGATCAACGAACATGCATTAAAAAACAGGGGTGCGTGGAAAGACAGgatcagagagaaagagaaaaaggtTAAGATATTATAGCCATTAACATTTTCTATTTGCATAGTTTACAAAATATTGGCAAATCACAAAACTATACTTTGTTATTCTGCTAAATGTTAAAAGCAGTCAAGCAATGAACTCAGAAACATATAGTGCTTCCTTGTTCTTGACTACCCTTTAAAGGAAAAGTATCCAAAAAATTGTCCTAATTTACTCACCTTGTGATTCTCTTTTTGGcttaaattattttgttatGAGTTTGATTTTGTTTGCAACagataaaattatattattttattttcagttttcatttgatttttttgtctttttttgtgcctgttaaatgtttattaatttctTACATTTCTATTAagctttaattataatttattatttatttatttcagttttagtttaagTGATAGTTgaagtttttcatctaatatttatcttttattttatttaaaccttcAAATGTCACTGGTTCTGGCATGTCTTGTAACCAATTAACGTCAAATATAGGCCCTATTTACCGGGTATTAAGATGAGTTGGTCGATTGAATCACAAGTAGACAAGGGAGACATATccatttacacctggtgttttaatccatctttttgtccactttcaactccttctgtcctgatttcttaaAGAGAGGATCTATGGGCgagtaaatgtatgtttttttgcaGATCTTTAGATCTAATGGTCAAAACTAGCTTGCGCAATTTACTTATGAACGCTAAAGGAGATAACGGATAGGAGGCTACTGCTCTACAACATATGTAGAGCAGTAGCTTTCGTTTCTTCTCTGATAGCCGCAAGACCAGCCGAATgttgtgtgtgttagaaatcagaaatagtgagagaacattgtgcttggtatgtttttcatcttcaaaccaatCTTGGGTCTCCAGCTGATGTTAAAATCCCTTCTGGTTAGCACACTTCCCATAATGTGTGTAGGTGGAGATTAGCTGGTATTTTGTGGCTGTTCAAAACCTGAGTGTTTAGACTATGAAAGTAATACATCAATTTGGTTTtaactacctctggaagtggttgaaagtggtaAGTAAACAGGGCCTGTTTTCAGTGGATGAAGTAAATGTTGTATCTGTTCCTCGCGCAAAGGTATTAGTGTACATTGCTTTAGAAGACTAGGAACACAATGCAAAATGTgtatggactacttttatgatACTTTTTTTGAGCTTGACAGCCCCTGGTCAcagttccacagaagaaagagaatcacgagggtgagtaaacagcagaactgaactgaactataCCTTTACAGTGTGGTAAACATTCTTATTGTGCTTCACATAGACACACAGACTTTTGCCAGACTCACAGATAATGGTTCTTCTGAATCTCTTTCCTCAGGTTTTGGGACTTCAAGTCGGTCTATAAACCCCTGCAGCTCCTTCCTGAAGGCCTTCATTTGAGCGTTGATGCGGTAGAGTAGCTCATGCTCCCTGATCCGGCCACCATCCTCATCTTCTTCCATACGGCCGAAAAGATCCCCGTTAGATACAAAGACCCGTGCCTCTGCAATGATGGTACTGGTATCAGCTATGAGCCGATCAATGGTTCGTCCCAATCGCTCTGCTTCGGCACGGATGTCAATCATCTGTTGCCTGTCCCGAATAGAGCGTGAGAGGAGGCGGGCGGATTCAGGAGAATAGAGAGCGCGAGTTGGTGTGAGGCACCGAGCGTTACGGACTTCCTCCGAGTCGCTTTCTCCTCCAACAGGACCCTCACGTTTGCGATGGGGAGGAAGTCGAGAGGAAGACGAGTCATCATCACTCCCTCTGCGCCCTCCGATTCCAGGACCAGTATCACTCTCTGCATCACTGTCCCGTGGCGTGATGGCTAGGTGAGTTGATAAATCATACCGTTGCATGTTGGAAAGCAGCACGCGGTTCTCGTACTGCAGCTGCATCACTTTGCCACTCAGTTCATTGATCTGCTTCCGCGCTGTTTTCAGCTCCTCTTGCAAGGCCTCGGATTTGGAGCTGTCTCCTGCTAAATTAGCGGCACTCGCCGCATTACCCGAGGCATGCCTTGTACCCTCTTTAAAGCGCAGTTTGTTCAGCTCACATGTCACTCTCTTATTCTGTTCCTCTACATCCGCCAAGTTCCTCCGCAGAAGTTCCGCCTCATCCTCCACCAACTGCAGCTGTTGCCTCAACTCCGACACCTCCGACCCCTGCTCGCGCCCCATTCCTCCTTCCGCTCCGGACAAGCCCCCATTGGACGATTCTTCCCCTCGAAGATCATCCAACTCCGCCCTAAGGCCACGGTTCTCTACCTCCAATTCGACAATTTTACGCCCCAGGATGTTGGCCTCCTCTTCCACCAATCGCAAGCGGAGTTTCAGCTCAGATTCCCTTGTAGTGGGTGGGCCACCAGCTTCACCCTTTGGATGAGGGCTGTCCAGATCTCCATAGAAGGAACGATACTTCTGTAGTTCTTGTTCCAAACGGTCCTTTTCCTTGTCAATCTTGGCCATTTTCTTTCTCATTAAAGTAGCCTCCTCTTTAATGAAGGCCAGCTGGCATTTCAGGTCCTCGTTGTCCTCCTGTGGACAGAAGTGTTGGCTTAAGGTGCAGCAGCATTTCGACATCACAACTTTGCAGACAAAAAAAGGTCTATTTTCTACAGTGTAATGATTGTATTTAGCACTTtcaaaacaaattttttttgggggggtaaaTGTGGCTAATTCGTGTGACCAACTTGAAATGGCGCGCATTGCGTTCCCAGATTAACTTTATAATCAATCCAAACTCACAGCATATGTAGAGGTTGAGTTTGATACATGCTCCATGTAAACAATAACAGTTCATGTGGGGCAGGGCATTTATTCATTTAGGCTGGCCACATGCTTGAAGATTTTAAGCCTGATTTTGAGCACGATTTGCACCCCCAAGCGACTGGGGGGTGTCGCCCATTTCGATGCTTATCTCCAATGACTTTTTGTCTCAATTGTGTAGTATTATTACAATTACTGCTCCCAATCGCGATGGAGCCCGCACAATCCcaaatcataaatatcaaacatgtttgatatttccGACTCTTGACTGGCTCCCTCTGATGTAATAACCGTGATAGCCATTGAGATCGAGCAAGCTTCAACTACTGTGTGTTGTGCTCTCCTATAGCTGAAACTTGGCAGCCAAAAAAATGCCACTAAAGTGGAGTATTGAGAAAGATCACCCAATATCCAGTTCTCCTTTGTCCAACCCCCTCCCCGGAAAACAAACCTCAAGTTTGAGAACAAGCTGTTGATGTTGATTGTCCAccatttgtttttttctcaagtCACAATCAACAGGTGTATGATTTCGCAGTCTGGACAAATCTTGCATTCGGAGGATTATAATGCTAAAAATCGGTTGAAACTGCCCTTTATGTCTGTAGTCTCCAACAATTTTAAAATCGGTTAAGATTTAAAAATTGTCTAGACTGTCCCAGGCCTTAAAGGaatatttcaccccaaaaattaccccatgatttaaaGCAGGGTTGGGGAACGTTGGTCCAGAAGGGCCATTctcttgcagagtttagctccaaccctgaaaaAAGCACTCAACTGCCTGTAACtttagtaatcctgaagaccttgattagcttcagATGTGtatgattagggttggagctaaactctgcaagcCTTTCTGGATCAACATTTCCCACCCCTGATTTAAAGCATCCTAGGTCTATATCACttttttctttcagacaaatgcaATAAAATGACAGTAAATGTCCCAACATTTGAAGCCCAACTATAACTCAGAAGATAGTTATCTGAAAGAAggatgtcatatacacctaggatggcctGAGGGTGAGTATATCATAGataacatttttgggtgaactatacctttaattgAATGGCAGCCTTCGTGAGTGTATAATAGTACTATGCTATAGTAtggattttacattattttaatatatcgtGCAGCCTTAGAAAACAGTCTAATAATGTGGTTCTTGGATTCTTATCTGTGGGATATGCCATTTTGCAGATTACTCAACACAGGTCAATTGCATTTgaggatttttttaaatcaggtaCTCAAATTTAATCCAGGAATCATGACACCCCTTGTTGTTTGTATGCTAGCTTTTAATTATCTCTATAGTTTACAATGCACTTCATATCTTTGTGAAAGCTGAATAACTAGTTGAGCTTGTCACTTAttcatttgttttcatttgACCCAATACTGGTTGACAGCAGTGTTTTGTCCTAACCTCTGTAGGAGTCTGAGTCTTCCTCTCGGGTTTTTGTGCATCTTTGCTTCCTCTTCGTTTCTGAGACTGGACACAACAAATTTATGAGATGAATGAGATGCaattaatatgtatttaaacCTATTTAGATGTGCTGTAGtgtcttgtgtttgttttcctACCTCTTTGGCTTTGTCCAGCTCATTTTGCAGGGCCTGTTTGGTGACTTCCACCTCAATAAGTTTCTGTCTCAATCGCTCGTTTTCATCTTCTGTCTTTGTCCGTTTCTCCTCCACGTTCTCCAGCTCATGGTGGAGTCTCACAGACACATCCTTGGCAACCTGTCAGAATGGTGGTGGTGTGGCTTAGTGGTTGCTTTGGATAGAAGCATCAACTAAATGACAAGTTAATAATTAGATGATAATTGTGCAAACAATTCATTGGGGATGATCTATCATAGACCTTCTCTGGATGCACttaaacataaaaacattgGTACTTGCCTTCAAATCTTGCTCTAAACTCCTTAGGAGGTCCTCGTCAATTTCTCCAGTTTGTGCATAGCGAAGTCGTTTGCGTTCAGCCTTGCGGAGTCTGTATTGAAGGATGCGGCAGTTCTTATTCGCTCGCTCGAGCTCACGCCGCATATCTTGTAACTGACAGGTGTCCTCCTCATAAAAGGTGTCACGCATCTCCTCCATCTCCGTCCGCATCTCCTCAATCTCATTCTGTGAAAAGTGTGCTCATTAACTTTAACTAAGCTTTAGATTAATTCCACAGATAACATAATTCCTTGATAAACTGTTGGTTGAACATGCAAATTATTGAGGGCATATGTGATGCGATCTGTGAAAACCCGTAGGATATCACGCTAGGAAATTTTCagtaaggtaaaaaaaaatagtttgaacGAATCTTGTCTATCATCTCTAAAGATATCTTGGAAAAATTCACTTATTTAGTGCAGAAAAAATAGCGATTTATAGTGGCAATCTGAAAATACTCTAATGTTCTAGAACACGACTGGCTGAAGTGCAAAACAGTTCACCCACCAAAATAACCATATAACATGTAGAATGAAGGTGTATCAATGCACATTTCCCACCAGTCCTGTGTAAACTATGGCACGCAATGTATTT
This region of Pseudorasbora parva isolate DD20220531a chromosome 6, ASM2467924v1, whole genome shotgun sequence genomic DNA includes:
- the LOC137078363 gene encoding uncharacterized protein KIAA0408-like isoform X2, whose amino-acid sequence is MAALELHCGPKPRSCVWGGERADLIDSFDSEMQEWEDQLQDMQRKIEELYNEVKARREASESNTNNKSLDITLLPVNSQYSHQVNGYHEPHGHPNNNLPIRQCHEARADHSVMQSLGFHYPTDCYNGSNNCTFNSLSNGSHYPASCHDLERQDATLDILNGYLQQGPHFGKNLGNLGTPCASPKVYPVTPSYQDSMKTSLVTNRTASFVGLDEFEEAENKKNKKSGISWDDSQARHVSWKDPVSTNELPPKNSASKLAIRQRDASPVTSRSTYHESSQQPERKCLLLDRKSGSPSVLRKFGAMLQENEGKTLIEDGLVTTVVSAEPPRHTSTPICQSKFDAKRASTRAPVQKCLADCDVLVAELESSQEPWAAGPSRHLLNGDRDSGRDGSTLEQYNLAYNLSSPQSHLKSKHHKVPPGPKAHKAGFQGEELFSDYQMVERILAAGSQNISKIHTGLGIDTKRRGNDNLEQLLEMMEIENKISQRATFTQQLDTKQVNHESSPAPSSSNFSRPARPANQRRPSRWANHTTSSKITHTSCPPSPGLKAKQFLNSYSRHTETVIM
- the LOC137078363 gene encoding uncharacterized protein KIAA0408-like isoform X1, yielding MAALELHCGPKPRSCVWGGERADLIDSFDSEMQEWEDQLQDMQRKIEELYNEVKARREASESNTNNKSLDITLLPVNSQYSHQVNGYHEPHGHPNNNLPIRQCHEARADHSVMQSLGFHYPTDCYNGSNNCTFNSLSNGSHYPASCHDLERQDATLDILNGYLQQGPHFGKNLGNLGTPCASPKVYPVTPSYQDSMKTSLVTNRTASFVGLDEFEEAENKKNKKSGISWDDSQARHVSWKDPVSTNELPPKNSASKLAIRQRDASPVTSRSTYHESSQQPERKCLLLDRKSGSPSVLRKFGAMLQENEGKTLIEDGLVTTVVSAEPPRHTSTPICQSKFDAKRASTRAPVQKCLADCDVLVAELESSQEPWAAGPSRHLLNGDRDSGRDGSTLEQYNLAYNLSSPQSHLKSKHHKVPPGPKAHKAGFQGEELFSDYQMVERILAAGSQNISKIHTGLGIDTKRRGNDNLEQLLEMMEIENKISQRATFTQQLDTKQVKRVNHESSPAPSSSNFSRPARPANQRRPSRWANHTTSSKITHTSCPPSPGLKAKQFLNSYSRHTETVIM
- the LOC137078362 gene encoding microtubule cross-linking factor 3-like; amino-acid sequence: MMSSAASGAADFPPSADSTEGRRRPSTGQNPVKPASKPSSSRSSSPAASKLRGKGIKGREGEQVAQEGREVRVRAAVHGAETEAVWETEDRIDRAPPPDTRRALRLPCVKRHSVSAQPDGSSGGVVSGREREREAAAGGEYVGCGPGFWGGGCLHSELIQYHINKRLKKSGRMQSTASGETHPGPAAQATSGADESVTQQNEALQDEIERLEDENEELKNEIEEMRTEMEEMRDTFYEEDTCQLQDMRRELERANKNCRILQYRLRKAERKRLRYAQTGEIDEDLLRSLEQDLKVAKDVSVRLHHELENVEEKRTKTEDENERLRQKLIEVEVTKQALQNELDKAKESQKRRGSKDAQKPERKTQTPTEEDNEDLKCQLAFIKEEATLMRKKMAKIDKEKDRLEQELQKYRSFYGDLDSPHPKGEAGGPPTTRESELKLRLRLVEEEANILGRKIVELEVENRGLRAELDDLRGEESSNGGLSGAEGGMGREQGSEVSELRQQLQLVEDEAELLRRNLADVEEQNKRVTCELNKLRFKEGTRHASGNAASAANLAGDSSKSEALQEELKTARKQINELSGKVMQLQYENRVLLSNMQRYDLSTHLAITPRDSDAESDTGPGIGGRRGSDDDSSSSRLPPHRKREGPVGGESDSEEVRNARCLTPTRALYSPESARLLSRSIRDRQQMIDIRAEAERLGRTIDRLIADTSTIIAEARVFVSNGDLFGRMEEDEDGGRIREHELLYRINAQMKAFRKELQGFIDRLEVPKPEERDSEEPLSMFQPIILFILILVLFSSLSYATIFKLVFLFTLFFVL